One genomic segment of Choristoneura fumiferana chromosome Z, NRCan_CFum_1, whole genome shotgun sequence includes these proteins:
- the shi gene encoding dynamin-1 shibire isoform X4, which translates to MSGNMGMEQLIPIVNKLQDAFTQLGVHMQLDLPQIAVVGGQSAGKSSVLENFVGRDFLPRGSGIVTRRPLILQLIQGNAEYAEFLHCKGKKFVDFNEVRAEIEAETDRITGSNKGISPVPINLRVYSPNVLNLTLIDLPGLTKVPIGDQPADIEQQIKGMIFQFIRRESCLILAVTPANTDLANSDALKLAKEVDPQGLRTIGVITKLDLMDEGTDARDVLENKLLPLRRGYIGVVNRSQKDIDGRKDITAALAAERKFFLSHQSYRHLADRLGTPYLQRVLNQQLTNHIRDTLPGLRDKLQKQLLTLEKDVDQYKHFRPDDPSIKTKAMLQMIQQLQTDFERTIEGSGSAQINTIELSGGAKINRLFHERFPFEIVKMEFDEKELRREIAFAIRNIHGIRVGLFTPDMAFEAIVKKQIGRLKEPCLKCVDLVVQELSNVVRVCTERMSRYPRLREETERIIMSHVRSRENQCKDQLVLLIDCELAYMNTNHEDFIGFAKSYARSGLNSENVSSGAQNQSENSTKSGHRALGNQVIRKGYMCIHNLGIMKGGSRDYWFVLTSESISWYKDEEEREKKYMLPLDGLKLRDLEQGFMSRRHMFALFNPEGRNVYKDYKQLELSCETQDDVDSWKASFLRAGVYPEKTSEAANGDEGEGTESSDSAGSSSMDPQLERQVETIRNLVDSYMRIVTKTTRDLVPKTIMMMIINNAKDFINGELLAHLYASGDQSQMMEESPEEALKREEMLRMYHACKEALHIIGDVSMATVSTPVPPPVKNDWLESRLDSNPRLSPPSPGGPRRANPTQQSAMGQRGAPPPPGAGTGRPAPPLPSRPGGAAPMPPGGRPQPGAGLPAPLIPTRR; encoded by the exons ATGTCGGGGAATATGGGAATGGAGCAATTGATCCCAATTGTTAATAAACTACAAGATGCTTTCACTCAGCTGGGTGTGCATATGCAACTAGATTTGCCACAAATTGCTGTGGTGGGCGGACAGTCAGCAGGAAAGAGTTCAGTATTAGAAAATTTTGTTGGCAG GGACTTCTTGCCTCGCGGCTCAGGAATAGTAACGCGACGACCTTTGATTCTACAGCTTATTCAAGGAAATGCAG AATATGCTGAGTTCCTGCACTGCAAGGGCAAGAAGTTTGTGGACTTCAATGAGGTCCGTGCCGAGATCGAGGCGGAGACAGATCGCATCACGGGCTCCAACAAAGGCATTTCTCCTGTGCCCATCAATTTACGCGTATACTCACCTAATG TACTTAACTTGACGCTGATCGATCTGCCGGGGCTGACCAAGGTGCCCATTGGTGACCAGCCGGCGGATATTGAGCAGCAGATCAAAGGGATGATCTTCCAGTTCATCAGGCGCGAGTCATGCTTGATCCTCGCCGTGACGCCTGCCAACACGGATCTCGCCAACAGCGACGCTCTCAAACTTGCCAAAGAGGTTGACCCACAAG GTCTGCGTACCATCGGCGTGATCACCAAGCTGGATTTGATGGACGAAGGCACGGACGCGCGAGACGTGCTCGAGAACAAGCTACTGCCGCTGCGTCGCGGCTACATCGGCGTCGTCAATCGCTCGCAGAAGGACATCGATGGCAGAAAGGATATTACCGCCGCTTTGGCCGCCGAGAGGAAGTTCTTCCTCAG CCACCAATCGTACCGCCATCTCGCGGACCGGCTCGGCACTCCGTACCTGCAGCGAGTGCTCAATCAGCAGCTGACGAATCACATCCGCGACACTTTACCCGGTCTCCGCGACAAGCTGCAGAAACAGCTGCTGACCCTTGAGAAAGATGTCGACCAGTACAAGCATTTCCGCCCCGACGATCCATCCATCAAGACCAAGGCTATGCTGCA AATGATTCAGCAATTGCAAACCGACTTCGAACGCACCATCGAAGGCTCTGGTTCTGCCCAAATCAACACGATCGAGCTCTCTGGAGGTGCCAAGATCAATCGGTTGTTCCACGAGCGGTTCCCCTTCGAGATTGTCAAGATGGAGTTCGATGAGAAGGAACTGCGTCGCGAGATCGCCTTTGCCATTCGAAACATTCACGGTATCAGG GTGGGTCTGTTCACTCCCGACATGGCTTTCGAGGCGATCGTCAAGAAACAGATCGGCCGTCTGAAGGAGCCGTGCCTAAAGTGCGTGGATCTCGTCGTGCAGGAGCTTTCCAACGTAGTGCGCGTCTGCACCGAGAGG ATGTCACGCTACCCGCGCCTGCGCGAAGAGACCGAACGCATCATCATGTCCCACGTGCGCTCGCGCGAGAACCAATGCAAGGACCAACTCGTGCTCCTCATAGATTGCGAGCTCGCGTACATGAACACAAACCACGAGGATTTCATCGGATTCGCCAA GTCTTACGCTAGATCTGGATTGAATTCTGAAAACGTCTCTTCTGG TGCTCAAAACCAGTCCGAGAACTCGACGAAGTCGGGCCACCGCGCGCTCGGTAACCAAGTTATCAGGAAAGGTTACATGTGTATACATAACCTGGGAATAATGAAAG GAGGTTCCCGCGATTACTGGTTTGTGCTCACGTCGGAGAGCATCTCGTGGTACAAGGACGAGGAGGAGCGCGAGAAGAAATACATGCTGCCGCTGGACGGACTCAAGTTGCGCGACCTTGAACAGGGGTTCATGTCGCGGCGGCACATGTTCGCGCTGTTCAACCCCGAAGGCAGGAACGTCTACAAG GACTACAAACAGCTGGAGTTGTCCTGCGAGACGCAAGACGACGTGGACTCGTGGAAGGCTTCGTTTCTGCGCGCCGGTGTCTATCCTGAGAAGACCTCCGAAGCGGCCAACGGCGACGAG GGTGAAGGAACAGAG TCTTCAGACTCCGCGGGATCCAGCAGCATGGACCCACAGCTCGAGCGTCAAGTGGAGACCATCCGCAACTTGGTCGACTCTTACATGCGCATTGTGACCAAGACCACCAGGGACCTCGTGCCGAAGACgatcatgatgatgatcatcAACAATGCCAAAGATTTCATCAACGGGGAGCTGCTGGCGCACCTGTATGCGTCCGGCGATCAG TCGCAAATGATGGAGGAATCCCCGGAGGAAGCTCTGAAGCGCGAGGAGATGCTCCGCATGTACCACGCTTGCAAGGAGGCGTTGCACATAATCGGCGATGTTTCCATGGCGACCGTGAGCACGCCCGTGCCGCCGCCAGTCAAGAACGACTGGCTCGAGAGCCGGCTTGATTCAAACCCGCGTTTGTCGCCGCCCTCACCCGGCGGGCCGCGACGAGCCAACCCAACTCAGCAAA
- the shi gene encoding dynamin-1 shibire isoform X12, producing the protein MSGNMGMEQLIPIVNKLQDAFTQLGVHMQLDLPQIAVVGGQSAGKSSVLENFVGRDFLPRGSGIVTRRPLILQLIQGNAEYAEFLHCKGKKFVDFNEVRAEIEAETDRITGSNKGISPVPINLRVYSPNVLNLTLIDLPGLTKVPIGDQPADIEQQIKGMIFQFIRRESCLILAVTPANTDLANSDALKLAKEVDPQGLRTIGVITKLDLMDEGTDARDVLENKLLPLRRGYIGVVNRSQKDIDGRKDITAALAAERKFFLSHQSYRHLADRLGTPYLQRVLNQQLTNHIRDTLPGLRDKLQKQLLTLEKDVDQYKHFRPDDPSIKTKAMLQMIQQLQTDFERTIEGSGSAQINTIELSGGAKINRLFHERFPFEIVKMEFDEKELRREIAFAIRNIHGIRVGLFTPDMAFEAIVKKQIGRLKEPCLKCVDLVVQELSNVVRVCTERMSRYPRLREETERIIMSHVRSRENQCKDQLVLLIDCELAYMNTNHEDFIGFANAQNQSENSTKSGHRALGNQVIRKGYMCIHNLGIMKGGSRDYWFVLTSESISWYKDEEEREKKYMLPLDGLKLRDLEQGFMSRRHMFALFNPEGRNVYKDYKQLELSCETQDDVDSWKASFLRAGVYPEKTSEAANGDESSDSAGSSSMDPQLERQVETIRNLVDSYMRIVTKTTRDLVPKTIMMMIINNAKDFINGELLAHLYASGDQSQMMEESPEEALKREEMLRMYHACKEALHIIGDVSMATVSTPVPPPVKNDWLESRLDSNPRLSPPSPGGPRRANPTQQSAMGQRGAPPPPGAGTGRPAPPLPSRPGGAAPMPPGGRPQPGAGLPAPLIPT; encoded by the exons ATGTCGGGGAATATGGGAATGGAGCAATTGATCCCAATTGTTAATAAACTACAAGATGCTTTCACTCAGCTGGGTGTGCATATGCAACTAGATTTGCCACAAATTGCTGTGGTGGGCGGACAGTCAGCAGGAAAGAGTTCAGTATTAGAAAATTTTGTTGGCAG GGACTTCTTGCCTCGCGGCTCAGGAATAGTAACGCGACGACCTTTGATTCTACAGCTTATTCAAGGAAATGCAG AATATGCTGAGTTCCTGCACTGCAAGGGCAAGAAGTTTGTGGACTTCAATGAGGTCCGTGCCGAGATCGAGGCGGAGACAGATCGCATCACGGGCTCCAACAAAGGCATTTCTCCTGTGCCCATCAATTTACGCGTATACTCACCTAATG TACTTAACTTGACGCTGATCGATCTGCCGGGGCTGACCAAGGTGCCCATTGGTGACCAGCCGGCGGATATTGAGCAGCAGATCAAAGGGATGATCTTCCAGTTCATCAGGCGCGAGTCATGCTTGATCCTCGCCGTGACGCCTGCCAACACGGATCTCGCCAACAGCGACGCTCTCAAACTTGCCAAAGAGGTTGACCCACAAG GTCTGCGTACCATCGGCGTGATCACCAAGCTGGATTTGATGGACGAAGGCACGGACGCGCGAGACGTGCTCGAGAACAAGCTACTGCCGCTGCGTCGCGGCTACATCGGCGTCGTCAATCGCTCGCAGAAGGACATCGATGGCAGAAAGGATATTACCGCCGCTTTGGCCGCCGAGAGGAAGTTCTTCCTCAG CCACCAATCGTACCGCCATCTCGCGGACCGGCTCGGCACTCCGTACCTGCAGCGAGTGCTCAATCAGCAGCTGACGAATCACATCCGCGACACTTTACCCGGTCTCCGCGACAAGCTGCAGAAACAGCTGCTGACCCTTGAGAAAGATGTCGACCAGTACAAGCATTTCCGCCCCGACGATCCATCCATCAAGACCAAGGCTATGCTGCA AATGATTCAGCAATTGCAAACCGACTTCGAACGCACCATCGAAGGCTCTGGTTCTGCCCAAATCAACACGATCGAGCTCTCTGGAGGTGCCAAGATCAATCGGTTGTTCCACGAGCGGTTCCCCTTCGAGATTGTCAAGATGGAGTTCGATGAGAAGGAACTGCGTCGCGAGATCGCCTTTGCCATTCGAAACATTCACGGTATCAGG GTGGGTCTGTTCACTCCCGACATGGCTTTCGAGGCGATCGTCAAGAAACAGATCGGCCGTCTGAAGGAGCCGTGCCTAAAGTGCGTGGATCTCGTCGTGCAGGAGCTTTCCAACGTAGTGCGCGTCTGCACCGAGAGG ATGTCACGCTACCCGCGCCTGCGCGAAGAGACCGAACGCATCATCATGTCCCACGTGCGCTCGCGCGAGAACCAATGCAAGGACCAACTCGTGCTCCTCATAGATTGCGAGCTCGCGTACATGAACACAAACCACGAGGATTTCATCGGATTCGCCAA TGCTCAAAACCAGTCCGAGAACTCGACGAAGTCGGGCCACCGCGCGCTCGGTAACCAAGTTATCAGGAAAGGTTACATGTGTATACATAACCTGGGAATAATGAAAG GAGGTTCCCGCGATTACTGGTTTGTGCTCACGTCGGAGAGCATCTCGTGGTACAAGGACGAGGAGGAGCGCGAGAAGAAATACATGCTGCCGCTGGACGGACTCAAGTTGCGCGACCTTGAACAGGGGTTCATGTCGCGGCGGCACATGTTCGCGCTGTTCAACCCCGAAGGCAGGAACGTCTACAAG GACTACAAACAGCTGGAGTTGTCCTGCGAGACGCAAGACGACGTGGACTCGTGGAAGGCTTCGTTTCTGCGCGCCGGTGTCTATCCTGAGAAGACCTCCGAAGCGGCCAACGGCGACGAG TCTTCAGACTCCGCGGGATCCAGCAGCATGGACCCACAGCTCGAGCGTCAAGTGGAGACCATCCGCAACTTGGTCGACTCTTACATGCGCATTGTGACCAAGACCACCAGGGACCTCGTGCCGAAGACgatcatgatgatgatcatcAACAATGCCAAAGATTTCATCAACGGGGAGCTGCTGGCGCACCTGTATGCGTCCGGCGATCAG TCGCAAATGATGGAGGAATCCCCGGAGGAAGCTCTGAAGCGCGAGGAGATGCTCCGCATGTACCACGCTTGCAAGGAGGCGTTGCACATAATCGGCGATGTTTCCATGGCGACCGTGAGCACGCCCGTGCCGCCGCCAGTCAAGAACGACTGGCTCGAGAGCCGGCTTGATTCAAACCCGCGTTTGTCGCCGCCCTCACCCGGCGGGCCGCGACGAGCCAACCCAACTCAGCAAA
- the shi gene encoding dynamin-1 shibire isoform X10 — translation MSGNMGMEQLIPIVNKLQDAFTQLGVHMQLDLPQIAVVGGQSAGKSSVLENFVGRDFLPRGSGIVTRRPLILQLIQGNAEYAEFLHCKGKKFVDFNEVRAEIEAETDRITGSNKGISPVPINLRVYSPNVLNLTLIDLPGLTKVPIGDQPADIEQQIKGMIFQFIRRESCLILAVTPANTDLANSDALKLAKEVDPQGLRTIGVITKLDLMDEGTDARDVLENKLLPLRRGYIGVVNRSQKDIDGRKDITAALAAERKFFLSHQSYRHLADRLGTPYLQRVLNQQLTNHIRDTLPGLRDKLQKQLLTLEKDVDQYKHFRPDDPSIKTKAMLQMIQQLQTDFERTIEGSGSAQINTIELSGGAKINRLFHERFPFEIVKMEFDEKELRREIAFAIRNIHGIRVGLFTPDMAFEAIVKKQIGRLKEPCLKCVDLVVQELSNVVRVCTERMSRYPRLREETERIIMSHVRSRENQCKDQLVLLIDCELAYMNTNHEDFIGFANAQNQSENSTKSGHRALGNQVIRKGYMCIHNLGIMKGGSRDYWFVLTSESISWYKDEEEREKKYMLPLDGLKLRDLEQGFMSRRHMFALFNPEGRNVYKDYKQLELSCETQDDVDSWKASFLRAGVYPEKTSEAANGDESSDSAGSSSMDPQLERQVETIRNLVDSYMRIVTKTTRDLVPKTIMMMIINNAKDFINGELLAHLYASGDQSQMMEESPEEALKREEMLRMYHACKEALHIIGDVSMATVSTPVPPPVKNDWLESRLDSNPRLSPPSPGGPRRANPTQQSAMGQRGAPPPPGAGTGRPAPPLPSRPGGAAPMPPGGRPQPGAGLPAPLIPTRR, via the exons ATGTCGGGGAATATGGGAATGGAGCAATTGATCCCAATTGTTAATAAACTACAAGATGCTTTCACTCAGCTGGGTGTGCATATGCAACTAGATTTGCCACAAATTGCTGTGGTGGGCGGACAGTCAGCAGGAAAGAGTTCAGTATTAGAAAATTTTGTTGGCAG GGACTTCTTGCCTCGCGGCTCAGGAATAGTAACGCGACGACCTTTGATTCTACAGCTTATTCAAGGAAATGCAG AATATGCTGAGTTCCTGCACTGCAAGGGCAAGAAGTTTGTGGACTTCAATGAGGTCCGTGCCGAGATCGAGGCGGAGACAGATCGCATCACGGGCTCCAACAAAGGCATTTCTCCTGTGCCCATCAATTTACGCGTATACTCACCTAATG TACTTAACTTGACGCTGATCGATCTGCCGGGGCTGACCAAGGTGCCCATTGGTGACCAGCCGGCGGATATTGAGCAGCAGATCAAAGGGATGATCTTCCAGTTCATCAGGCGCGAGTCATGCTTGATCCTCGCCGTGACGCCTGCCAACACGGATCTCGCCAACAGCGACGCTCTCAAACTTGCCAAAGAGGTTGACCCACAAG GTCTGCGTACCATCGGCGTGATCACCAAGCTGGATTTGATGGACGAAGGCACGGACGCGCGAGACGTGCTCGAGAACAAGCTACTGCCGCTGCGTCGCGGCTACATCGGCGTCGTCAATCGCTCGCAGAAGGACATCGATGGCAGAAAGGATATTACCGCCGCTTTGGCCGCCGAGAGGAAGTTCTTCCTCAG CCACCAATCGTACCGCCATCTCGCGGACCGGCTCGGCACTCCGTACCTGCAGCGAGTGCTCAATCAGCAGCTGACGAATCACATCCGCGACACTTTACCCGGTCTCCGCGACAAGCTGCAGAAACAGCTGCTGACCCTTGAGAAAGATGTCGACCAGTACAAGCATTTCCGCCCCGACGATCCATCCATCAAGACCAAGGCTATGCTGCA AATGATTCAGCAATTGCAAACCGACTTCGAACGCACCATCGAAGGCTCTGGTTCTGCCCAAATCAACACGATCGAGCTCTCTGGAGGTGCCAAGATCAATCGGTTGTTCCACGAGCGGTTCCCCTTCGAGATTGTCAAGATGGAGTTCGATGAGAAGGAACTGCGTCGCGAGATCGCCTTTGCCATTCGAAACATTCACGGTATCAGG GTGGGTCTGTTCACTCCCGACATGGCTTTCGAGGCGATCGTCAAGAAACAGATCGGCCGTCTGAAGGAGCCGTGCCTAAAGTGCGTGGATCTCGTCGTGCAGGAGCTTTCCAACGTAGTGCGCGTCTGCACCGAGAGG ATGTCACGCTACCCGCGCCTGCGCGAAGAGACCGAACGCATCATCATGTCCCACGTGCGCTCGCGCGAGAACCAATGCAAGGACCAACTCGTGCTCCTCATAGATTGCGAGCTCGCGTACATGAACACAAACCACGAGGATTTCATCGGATTCGCCAA TGCTCAAAACCAGTCCGAGAACTCGACGAAGTCGGGCCACCGCGCGCTCGGTAACCAAGTTATCAGGAAAGGTTACATGTGTATACATAACCTGGGAATAATGAAAG GAGGTTCCCGCGATTACTGGTTTGTGCTCACGTCGGAGAGCATCTCGTGGTACAAGGACGAGGAGGAGCGCGAGAAGAAATACATGCTGCCGCTGGACGGACTCAAGTTGCGCGACCTTGAACAGGGGTTCATGTCGCGGCGGCACATGTTCGCGCTGTTCAACCCCGAAGGCAGGAACGTCTACAAG GACTACAAACAGCTGGAGTTGTCCTGCGAGACGCAAGACGACGTGGACTCGTGGAAGGCTTCGTTTCTGCGCGCCGGTGTCTATCCTGAGAAGACCTCCGAAGCGGCCAACGGCGACGAG TCTTCAGACTCCGCGGGATCCAGCAGCATGGACCCACAGCTCGAGCGTCAAGTGGAGACCATCCGCAACTTGGTCGACTCTTACATGCGCATTGTGACCAAGACCACCAGGGACCTCGTGCCGAAGACgatcatgatgatgatcatcAACAATGCCAAAGATTTCATCAACGGGGAGCTGCTGGCGCACCTGTATGCGTCCGGCGATCAG TCGCAAATGATGGAGGAATCCCCGGAGGAAGCTCTGAAGCGCGAGGAGATGCTCCGCATGTACCACGCTTGCAAGGAGGCGTTGCACATAATCGGCGATGTTTCCATGGCGACCGTGAGCACGCCCGTGCCGCCGCCAGTCAAGAACGACTGGCTCGAGAGCCGGCTTGATTCAAACCCGCGTTTGTCGCCGCCCTCACCCGGCGGGCCGCGACGAGCCAACCCAACTCAGCAAA
- the shi gene encoding dynamin-1 shibire isoform X5 has product MSGNMGMEQLIPIVNKLQDAFTQLGVHMQLDLPQIAVVGGQSAGKSSVLENFVGRDFLPRGSGIVTRRPLILQLIQGNAEYAEFLHCKGKKFVDFNEVRAEIEAETDRITGSNKGISPVPINLRVYSPNVLNLTLIDLPGLTKVPIGDQPADIEQQIKGMIFQFIRRESCLILAVTPANTDLANSDALKLAKEVDPQGLRTIGVITKLDLMDEGTDARDVLENKLLPLRRGYIGVVNRSQKDIDGRKDITAALAAERKFFLSHQSYRHLADRLGTPYLQRVLNQQLTNHIRDTLPGLRDKLQKQLLTLEKDVDQYKHFRPDDPSIKTKAMLQMIQQLQTDFERTIEGSGSAQINTIELSGGAKINRLFHERFPFEIVKMEFDEKELRREIAFAIRNIHGIRVGLFTPDMAFEAIVKKQIGRLKEPCLKCVDLVVQELSNVVRVCTERMSRYPRLREETERIIMSHVRSRENQCKDQLVLLIDCELAYMNTNHEDFIGFAKSYARSGLNSENVSSGAQNQSENSTKSGHRALGNQVIRKGYMCIHNLGIMKGGSRDYWFVLTSESISWYKDEEEREKKYMLPLDGLKLRDLEQGFMSRRHMFALFNPEGRNVYKDYKQLELSCETQDDVDSWKASFLRAGVYPEKTSEAANGDESSDSAGSSSMDPQLERQVETIRNLVDSYMRIVTKTTRDLVPKTIMMMIINNAKDFINGELLAHLYASGDQSQMMEESPEEALKREEMLRMYHACKEALHIIGDVSMATVSTPVPPPVKNDWLESRLDSNPRLSPPSPGGPRRANPTQQSAMGQRGAPPPPGAGTGRPAPPLPSRPGGAAPMPPGGRPQPGAGLPAPLIPTRR; this is encoded by the exons ATGTCGGGGAATATGGGAATGGAGCAATTGATCCCAATTGTTAATAAACTACAAGATGCTTTCACTCAGCTGGGTGTGCATATGCAACTAGATTTGCCACAAATTGCTGTGGTGGGCGGACAGTCAGCAGGAAAGAGTTCAGTATTAGAAAATTTTGTTGGCAG GGACTTCTTGCCTCGCGGCTCAGGAATAGTAACGCGACGACCTTTGATTCTACAGCTTATTCAAGGAAATGCAG AATATGCTGAGTTCCTGCACTGCAAGGGCAAGAAGTTTGTGGACTTCAATGAGGTCCGTGCCGAGATCGAGGCGGAGACAGATCGCATCACGGGCTCCAACAAAGGCATTTCTCCTGTGCCCATCAATTTACGCGTATACTCACCTAATG TACTTAACTTGACGCTGATCGATCTGCCGGGGCTGACCAAGGTGCCCATTGGTGACCAGCCGGCGGATATTGAGCAGCAGATCAAAGGGATGATCTTCCAGTTCATCAGGCGCGAGTCATGCTTGATCCTCGCCGTGACGCCTGCCAACACGGATCTCGCCAACAGCGACGCTCTCAAACTTGCCAAAGAGGTTGACCCACAAG GTCTGCGTACCATCGGCGTGATCACCAAGCTGGATTTGATGGACGAAGGCACGGACGCGCGAGACGTGCTCGAGAACAAGCTACTGCCGCTGCGTCGCGGCTACATCGGCGTCGTCAATCGCTCGCAGAAGGACATCGATGGCAGAAAGGATATTACCGCCGCTTTGGCCGCCGAGAGGAAGTTCTTCCTCAG CCACCAATCGTACCGCCATCTCGCGGACCGGCTCGGCACTCCGTACCTGCAGCGAGTGCTCAATCAGCAGCTGACGAATCACATCCGCGACACTTTACCCGGTCTCCGCGACAAGCTGCAGAAACAGCTGCTGACCCTTGAGAAAGATGTCGACCAGTACAAGCATTTCCGCCCCGACGATCCATCCATCAAGACCAAGGCTATGCTGCA AATGATTCAGCAATTGCAAACCGACTTCGAACGCACCATCGAAGGCTCTGGTTCTGCCCAAATCAACACGATCGAGCTCTCTGGAGGTGCCAAGATCAATCGGTTGTTCCACGAGCGGTTCCCCTTCGAGATTGTCAAGATGGAGTTCGATGAGAAGGAACTGCGTCGCGAGATCGCCTTTGCCATTCGAAACATTCACGGTATCAGG GTGGGTCTGTTCACTCCCGACATGGCTTTCGAGGCGATCGTCAAGAAACAGATCGGCCGTCTGAAGGAGCCGTGCCTAAAGTGCGTGGATCTCGTCGTGCAGGAGCTTTCCAACGTAGTGCGCGTCTGCACCGAGAGG ATGTCACGCTACCCGCGCCTGCGCGAAGAGACCGAACGCATCATCATGTCCCACGTGCGCTCGCGCGAGAACCAATGCAAGGACCAACTCGTGCTCCTCATAGATTGCGAGCTCGCGTACATGAACACAAACCACGAGGATTTCATCGGATTCGCCAA GTCTTACGCTAGATCTGGATTGAATTCTGAAAACGTCTCTTCTGG TGCTCAAAACCAGTCCGAGAACTCGACGAAGTCGGGCCACCGCGCGCTCGGTAACCAAGTTATCAGGAAAGGTTACATGTGTATACATAACCTGGGAATAATGAAAG GAGGTTCCCGCGATTACTGGTTTGTGCTCACGTCGGAGAGCATCTCGTGGTACAAGGACGAGGAGGAGCGCGAGAAGAAATACATGCTGCCGCTGGACGGACTCAAGTTGCGCGACCTTGAACAGGGGTTCATGTCGCGGCGGCACATGTTCGCGCTGTTCAACCCCGAAGGCAGGAACGTCTACAAG GACTACAAACAGCTGGAGTTGTCCTGCGAGACGCAAGACGACGTGGACTCGTGGAAGGCTTCGTTTCTGCGCGCCGGTGTCTATCCTGAGAAGACCTCCGAAGCGGCCAACGGCGACGAG TCTTCAGACTCCGCGGGATCCAGCAGCATGGACCCACAGCTCGAGCGTCAAGTGGAGACCATCCGCAACTTGGTCGACTCTTACATGCGCATTGTGACCAAGACCACCAGGGACCTCGTGCCGAAGACgatcatgatgatgatcatcAACAATGCCAAAGATTTCATCAACGGGGAGCTGCTGGCGCACCTGTATGCGTCCGGCGATCAG TCGCAAATGATGGAGGAATCCCCGGAGGAAGCTCTGAAGCGCGAGGAGATGCTCCGCATGTACCACGCTTGCAAGGAGGCGTTGCACATAATCGGCGATGTTTCCATGGCGACCGTGAGCACGCCCGTGCCGCCGCCAGTCAAGAACGACTGGCTCGAGAGCCGGCTTGATTCAAACCCGCGTTTGTCGCCGCCCTCACCCGGCGGGCCGCGACGAGCCAACCCAACTCAGCAAA